The Scomber scombrus unplaced genomic scaffold, fScoSco1.1 SCAFFOLD_328, whole genome shotgun sequence region ACTTTATGagctcaataataaacatacatgtaaaacgttctgtgtttgtgtcagacGGAGGTTCAGGATCTGGTGACGGAGGTAAAACAGCTTctatatgatatatgatgttTGCTGTGTAGATGATGAAGGTTCTGGTCGCGGTAAGAAGGTTTCAAAATGTGGAAACTGCAAGTTTGGAGCCGAATGTGACGAAGACTCAGAAGATATGCTGttagtacacacacactgtaacacacacacacacacacacacacactgtaacacacacactgtaatacacacacacgctttaacacacacacagtaacacacacacacactgtaatacacacacgctgtaacacacatactgtaacacactcactgtaacacacacacatatatacacacacacacacacacactgtaacacacacacatatacacacacacacacacacacactgtaacacacacacatatacacacacacacacactataacacacacactgtaacatacacactgtaacacacacacacactgtaacacacacacactgtaacacacacacactgtaatacacacacgctgtaacacacatactgtaacacacatactgtaacacactcactgtaacacacacacacacacacacactgtaacacacacacatatacacacacacacacactgtaacacacacacatatacacacactataacacacacactgtaacacacacacatacactgtaacacacacactgtaacacacacactgtaacacacacacacacacacacactgtaacacatacacacactgtaagacacacacacacacactgtaacacacacactgtaacacacacacacactgtaacacatacacacactgtaagacacacacacacacacatatacaaactgttacacatacacacactgtaatatacacacacgcacacacatacatacaaattaacacacacactgtaacacacacatagacgagcacacacacacacacatcacaacaaAATTACGCATAAACCAGCTGTGATGTCAGATTatttacttgtgtgtgttttttgtgtgtatttgtgtgtgtgtgtcttttagcTGCATGTGTAACATCGTGTGTAACGGACACAACGACAACCCGGTGTGCGGCGGCGACGGCGTCACCTACGACACGCCGTGTCACGTCCGCGAGGCGTCCTGCCTCAAACAGCTGAAGATAGACATCAAACATGTGGGGCGTTGCCAAGGTAACgggacagaacacacacacacacacacacacacacacacacaaacacacacacacacacacacacttactccttcttcttcttcttcttcttcttcagataAGAGCAGGAAGGACGACGGTGTGAAGATGAAACCGGACGTCTTCCGTAAGTCTGACCTCTGCTTGATCATGTGACTCAGTTTCCTcccatcagccaatcagaagccagagtttatgttgttgttgttttcctccagCTGTGTCTAAACCTGGTGAGGGGGAAGGGTTCGAGGACGCCCCCGCTCCCTGTCCTGAAGACTACTTCCAGTTCTGTGACCACGGAGAGTGTGAGATGAGACACAACCTGCCCACCTGCAGGTactgagagagtgtgtgtgtgtgtgtgtgtgtgtgtgtgtgtgtgtgtgtgtgtgtgtgtgtgtgtgtgtgtgtgtgggggggggggggttaatatAGGGTTAAATTAAGGTTAATATAGTGTATagtgaggtacttgtactttactgtagtacagtttgaggtacttttactttactgtagtacagtttgaggtactagtactttactgtatacagtttgaggtactagtactttactgtagtacagtttgaggtacttttactttactatagtacagtttgaggtactagtactttactgtagtacagtttgaggtactagtactttactgtatacagtttgaggtactagtactttactgtatacagtttgaggtacttgtacttactgtagtacagtttgaggtacttgtactttactgcagtacagtttgaagtacttgtactttactgcagtacagtttgaggtacttgtactttactgcagtacagtttgaggtacttgtactttactatagtacagtttgaggtacttgtactttgctgcagtacagtttgaagtacttgtactttactgtagtacagtttgaggtacttgtactttactgtagtacagtttgaggtactagtactttactgtagtacagtttgaggtacttgtactttactgcagtacagtttgaagtacttgtacttactgtagtacagtttgaagtacttgtactttgctgcagtacagtttgaagtacttgtactttactgcagtacagtttgaggtacttgtactttactgcagtacagtttaaggtaattgtactttactatagtacagtttgaggtacttgtactttactgtagtacagtttgaggtactagtactttactgtagtacagtttgaggtacttgtactttactgcagtacagtttgaagtacttgtacttactgtagtacagtttgaagtacttgtactttgctgcagtacagtttgaagtacttgtactttactgcagtacagtttgaggtacttgtactttactgcagtacagtttaaggtaattgtactttactatagtacagtttgaggtacttatactttactgcagtacagtttgaggtatttttatgtgtattaaaatagtgctctctctctgtgtgtgtgtgtgtgcgtgtgtgtgtgtgtgtgtgtgtgtgtgtgtgtgtgtctcaggtgtgagGCGGCGTACGGTGGTCCTCAGTGTGATCAGCTGCTGGACTTTAACATCCTGTACGTGGTGCCGAGCGGTCAGAAGCTTCACTACGTCCTCATCGCCGCCATCATCGGAGCCGTGCAGATCGCCGTCATCGTGGCCGTGGTCATGTGCTTCACCAGGTAcgtcacatgacatcacatcacatgacatcacatcctatgacatcacatcacatgacatcacatgacatgacatcacatcctatgacatcacatcacatgacatcacaagGTTTCAGAAACAGGGAAACATAAAAAGTCACATGAATCCTAATAGTACTGATATTGAGCTGCAGTACCCAGTCtgagccagcagggggcgatcacactctgacacacttcctgttaaccagCCGATGGTTCATTTAATGCCATGTGGAGAActgtttgtattaatttaaattacAGATGCTGTATAAATATAGAAGAGCAGGAAGATAGAAAAGGTTCagatacaaataataatgatgagtttaatatataataacagacagaaaactaaataataacaataagaaaagaGGCTGAAACATATGAGTCAAAAATCCAAATgaagcataaaaataaaataatagatatACTAAATGTAAGGTTATGTTAAGGTTAAATATAGGGTTACATGAAGGATAGTATAGggttctttcctccatccttcattccctcctttccttccttctttccctccctcctttccttccttcttcctcccttcctgccttcttccatccttcctcccttccttcctccctcctgtccttccttcttccttccctccctccctcctttccttccttcttcctccttcctccctccctcgtttcctttctcccttccttcctttccttccttccttccttctcctgtccttctttccttccttcctcttttcctttctccctccctccttccgtccttctttcctccctcctttccttccttcttcctccctccctcctttcctccctccctcctttccttccttccgtccttcctccctccttccttccttcattccccctttccttccttccttccttctttcctcacttccttccttccttcttcctccctccctcctccttccttcctcccttctttcctccctcctttccttccttcttcctcccttccttcctcatttcctttcttcttcctccgttccttccttcctcctttccttccttcttactccctttcatctcccctccctccttccctccctccctcccttcctcccttgactcgaggacaacaccatggttaaacatttcattaaacaCAGATTTACATTCTCTCTCAGTATTATCAGAGcattgacctttgaccccaccTGCTTACTACTTCCTGTTCTTTAATGTGTAATTCCCGTCTTGTCCTGCA contains the following coding sequences:
- the tmeff1b gene encoding tomoregulin-1b, translated to MRSKFMNYKPCNKCVCVSSDLSEKKSDLRVCDAGTCRFGGTCRENGADIKCVCQFHCNKKYVPVCGSNGDTYQNECFLRRAACKKQRAISILSEGPCYHDGGSGSGDGDDEGSGRGKKVSKCGNCKFGAECDEDSEDMLCMCNIVCNGHNDNPVCGGDGVTYDTPCHVREASCLKQLKIDIKHVGRCQDKSRKDDGVKMKPDVFPVSKPGEGEGFEDAPAPCPEDYFQFCDHGECEMRHNLPTCRCEAAYGGPQCDQLLDFNILYVVPSGQKLHYVLIAAIIGAVQIAVIVAVVMCFTRRCNKTKRGRRQKQHLGHFPSGTSSRMM